A genome region from Constrictibacter sp. MBR-5 includes the following:
- a CDS encoding glycine/sarcosine/betaine reductase selenoprotein B family protein — MARLSDLPPALARHIAGLPCPTFDTTPRADGPPLSERRVALVTTAGLMRRGDRPFGPGSGDYRVIPGDTAGGDLVMTHVSVNYDRTGFQQDLNVVLPLDRLNEMAADGAIGSVAAFHYSVMGATDPEAMRADAADIVGLLKADGVDAVVFAPV, encoded by the coding sequence ATGGCCCGTCTGTCCGACCTGCCCCCGGCGCTGGCGCGCCATATCGCGGGGCTGCCCTGTCCGACGTTCGACACGACGCCGCGCGCCGACGGGCCGCCCTTGTCCGAGAGGCGGGTGGCGCTGGTCACCACGGCCGGGCTGATGCGGCGCGGCGACCGGCCGTTCGGGCCGGGGTCCGGCGACTACCGGGTGATTCCGGGCGACACGGCCGGCGGCGACCTGGTCATGACGCACGTGTCGGTCAACTACGACCGCACCGGCTTCCAGCAGGACCTGAACGTCGTCCTGCCGCTCGACCGGTTGAACGAGATGGCGGCGGACGGCGCGATCGGTTCGGTCGCCGCCTTCCACTACAGCGTCATGGGGGCGACCGACCCGGAGGCGATGCGGGCCGACGCGGCCGACATCGTGGGCCTGCTGAAGGCGGACGGCGTCGACGCCGTCGTCTTCGCCCCCGTCTGA
- a CDS encoding chemotaxis protein CheB → MSESADFPIVGVGASAGGVEAFEKFFRHLPAEPGMAFVVVTHLSPDRVSSLPEVIGYSAPMPVVLATDGEAIAPNRIYVIPANTILTVKRRTIRLRPPNATQRERHPIDIFFGSLAEDLGDQAICVVMSGGGSDGALGVKAIKEAGGLAVAQGSDGSRPAYPEMPDSAVATGFVDIVLPVEQIGPKLIEYVNSRLSLETVLEAERQSNARQVLREAQERIYGLLRHQTGHDFSG, encoded by the coding sequence ATGAGCGAGTCCGCCGATTTCCCGATCGTCGGTGTCGGGGCGTCCGCGGGCGGCGTCGAGGCTTTCGAGAAGTTCTTTCGCCACCTGCCGGCCGAACCCGGCATGGCGTTCGTCGTCGTCACGCACCTGTCGCCCGACCGCGTGAGCAGCCTGCCGGAGGTCATCGGCTACTCCGCGCCGATGCCGGTCGTGCTGGCGACGGACGGCGAGGCGATCGCGCCGAACCGCATCTACGTCATCCCGGCCAACACGATCCTGACGGTCAAGCGTCGGACGATCCGCCTGCGGCCGCCCAACGCCACTCAGCGCGAGCGCCACCCGATCGACATCTTCTTCGGCTCGCTGGCCGAGGATCTCGGCGATCAGGCGATCTGCGTGGTCATGTCCGGCGGCGGCAGCGACGGCGCGCTGGGCGTGAAGGCGATCAAGGAGGCCGGCGGCCTGGCCGTGGCCCAGGGCAGCGACGGGTCGCGGCCGGCCTATCCGGAGATGCCCGACAGCGCCGTCGCGACCGGCTTCGTCGACATCGTCCTGCCGGTCGAGCAGATCGGACCCAAACTGATAGAATACGTCAACAGCCGGCTGTCGCTGGAGACGGTCCTGGAGGCCGAACGGCAGTCGAACGCGCGTCAGGTGCTGCGCGAGGCGCAGGAGCGGATCTACGGCCTGCTGCGCCACCAGACCGGGCACGACTTCAGCGGCTAG